From a single Calonectris borealis chromosome 19, bCalBor7.hap1.2, whole genome shotgun sequence genomic region:
- the CRYBA1 gene encoding LOW QUALITY PROTEIN: beta-crystallin A3 (The sequence of the model RefSeq protein was modified relative to this genomic sequence to represent the inferred CDS: deleted 1 base in 1 codon), producing the protein MGEAAVPPELDTVPAAKMAQTNPLPVPMGPWKSIRSRGRENRQPQPCHPPVPERLRSTLRTAPLPRELISAGITVYDQENFQGKRMEFTSACPNIMECGFDNIRSLKVECGAWVGYEHTGFCGQQFILERGEYPRWDAWSGSNAYHIERLMSFRPVCSANHKESKITIFEKDNFIGRQWEISDDYPSLQAMGWANNEVGSMKIQCGAWVCYQYPGYRGYQYVLESDHHGGDYKHWREWGSHAQTSQIQSLRRVQQ; encoded by the exons ATGGGTGAAGCAGCAGTA CCGCCTGAGCTAG acACCGTTCCAGCAGCAAAGATGGCTCAGACAAACCCTCTGCCTGTCCCCATGGGCCCGTGGAAG AGCATTCGGAGCAGAGGCCGGGAGAACCgccagccacagccctgccacccgcCCGTCCCAGAACGGCTCCGCTCCACTCTCCGGACGGCACCGCTGCCCCGGGAACTGATCTCCGCAGGG ATCACCGTGTACGACCAAGAAAACTTCCAGGGCAAGAGGATGGAGTTTACTTCAGCCTGCCCAAACATCATGGAGTGTGGCTTCGACAACATCCGCTCCCTGAAGGTGGAGTGCGGCGC CTGGGTCGGTTATGAGCACACCGGCTTCTGCGGGCAGCAGTTCATCCTGGAGAGGGGAGAGTACCCGCGCTGGGATGCCTGGAGCGGCAGCAACGCCTACCACATTGAGCGCCTGATGTCCTTCCGCCCCGTCTGCTCCGCT AATCACAAGGAATCCAAGATCACCATCTTCGAAAAAGACAACTTCATCGGCCGCCAGTGGGAGATAAGCGACGACTACCCCTCGCTGCAGGCCATGGGCTGGGCCAACAACGAAGTGGGCTCCATGAAGATCCAGTGCGGCGC CTGGGTTTGCTACCAGTATCCCGGGTACCGTGGCTACCAGTACGTCCTGGAGTCCGACCATCACGGAGGAGACTACAAGCACTGGAGAGAGTGGGGTTCGCACGCCCAGACCTCCCAGATCCAATCCCTCAGGCGTGTCCAGCAGTAG